GTTTTAGAGCCAGCGGCAGTGGTAAAATCTTGCGCCGCAAAGCCTTTAAAAACCACTTGCTAGAGCACAAAAGTGCCAAGCGTAGAAACCAGCTATCTCAAGTAGCGGTTGTCCACGAAAGAGACGAAGAAAACGTGCGGTTGATGCTCCCTTATCTATAAAAGTTACTAGGACCACAAATCAATGACACGAGTAAAGCGCGGTAATGTAGCCCGAAAGCGCCGCAAAAAGATTCTAAAGCTAGCGAAGGGTTTCCGGGGATCTCACTCCACTCTCTTCCGTACGGCTAACCAACAGGTAATGAAGGCATTGCGGAACGCCTACCGCGATCGCCGGAAGCGGAAGAGAGACTTTCGCCGCCTGTGGATTGCCCGGATTAATGCCGCTGCTCGTCAGCACGGTATGAGCTACAGTCAGCTAATTGGTAACCTCAAGAAGGCTGACATCCAACTCAATCGTAAAATGTTGGCACAACTTGCAGTTTTAGACCCTGCTGGTTTCGGCAAGGTTTTAGAATTGGCGGGTCAAGCAAAGTCAGCCTAAGGGCAAAACTAGGTAAGGCAGCATCAAACGTGTTTGAGCAGCTGAAGTTTTTCAGCAAAGTTTCTAGTCTTTGTTTGGTAATTGGGCTGAGTTTAGCAGGTCAATCAGGTAGTGCTGAAACGCTGGAATCAATTCAGCAACGGGGCTACCTGATTGTTGCTGTTAAAGAAAACCTATATCCGCTGGCCTTTAAGGACTCAGCAGAGCAACTGCAAGGGTTTGAAATTGAAGTAGCCCGCCGGTTAGCTCAAGAGCTACTCGGAAAGGCAGATGCTGTTCGGCTCCAGCCAGTTTCTAACCAAAACCGTCTTCCAACTGTTTTGTCAGGCCAGGTAGACTTAGCGATCGCGAGAGTGACCGCAACGGAGCCAAGGTCTCGCTTAGTAAGCTTTAGTCTGCCTTATTACTTGGATGGCACAGCCCTAGTCTCTAAAGCAACAACAGTCAAGCGGCTGGCTGATTTATACAACCGCCCAGTCGCAGCCCTCCAGGGTTCTAGTACCATCGCCACCCTGCGCTATTTAGTTCCTGGCGCTAAGTTAGTAGGGGTAACCTCTTATGAGGCGGCATACTCGCTTTTAGAATCGGGTGAGGCAGTTGCTTTTGCCGCAGATGCAAGTGTTTTGAGTGGTTGGGTGCGGGAGTATCCTCAATATCGTCTGCTGCCCACTTTATTATCTGCGGAGCCTTTGTGTGTCGTGCTACCGAAGGGGGTGCAGTACGATGATTTACGGCGTCAAGTCAATAGCGCGATCGCTCGTTGGCATTCTGATGGTTGGCTGCAAGAACGAGCTGTCTATTGGGGTCTGCCGTGGGCTAACTTAATGAAAGGTGGGGACGGAACACCAATAGAAATGTTGGGTCCCTCGTCAGGCAAAGTCGACTAAAATCAGATCTGCTTAGCGGTGCTCACATATAACAAATATGGATAACTTACTTCCCGTTGTCTATTTGTCAATCTTGCTAACTTTACTAGCAAGCGCAGGCTGGGCGATTTTTCGTCAAGTGCTTAAAACCCGCAAGATTGAAACTTCTATTTCGCGCTTGCAGAACAAACTAAATAAAGAAAAAGGCACAGCTGAGGAATACTACGAGCTTGGCAGCATCTACTTAGAGAAAAAGTTGTATTCTCAAGCGGTAATACAACTGCAAAAAGCGCTCAAATCGCCCGATTTAGAAGGCGAGGAAAATACAGCCCTCATTTACAACGCCTTGGGTTATGCTTACTTCGCCCAAGAGCAGTATGACTTATCGATTCGTCACTACAAAGAAGCGCTAAAACTTAGCCCCAATTACGTGACGGCGTTGAATAATATTGGGCATGCCTATGAGCGTAAGCAACTCATGGCCCAAGCTCTAGAGTCCTATGAAGCAGTCCTCCAGTTGGAACCTCAAAGCGTAACGGCTCAGCGTCGAGCGGATGCTTTGAGGAAACGCTTAGTTCCAACAGCCGCGAGTGCAGAAAATGAAGGCTGACAGAGAACTTAATATCTAGTATCAAACTCAAAGCGATCGCCCTGGCTGGAAATTAGCTGGGGCGATCGCTGTTTTGGCAGATTAGGTTTAACTCTGGAGTGAAGTTGCTGAGGTGATTACTAATCCCAACAACTGAACCCTATCGGCTAGCCAGAATCTTAGAAGGTAAAGGTGGTTCGGAGAGCACCAATCCCCACTGTGTCGCTCTCAGGTGCATTACCTGGATTGAAGAGCACCATGAAGCCTGGAGTAACCGTGATGTTGTCGGAGATGCGGTAACGATAGAACACTTCTAAGTGAGTCGTGGTACCGGGTTGTTCTCCCTCAGTTCCTAATCCACCTGCTAGCAAGTTAGGAATATTCTGGCCCGCTGGTAAGTCGCTTTCGGTAATTTTAGGTGGTTGCCCTACATAAATTCCGCCTAGGTTGCCTTCGCCAAATAAATCGGGGAAGTTAAGGAAAGCCATCCAGTTAGTGGTTTCCACATTACCATCGCGATTAGGAATCCGGGAATTGGTAAAGCCGCCCCAGCCTCCCACGGTAATTCCAGGGGTAGCACGCCAAGCTAGGGTAGCACCGAAAGCATCGGTTTTGAGACCAGAACCAATGGTGACTTGGTCATCTCCTACTCCTAAACCTAAGCTACCTGCAAAGCCAGACCCAGAAGGATTATAGGAGTTGATGTAGTGGAGGGCTAGGTCAATCGTGTCGGTGGGAGACGCAGTTAACTGAACCCCAGTCGTAGTGGCGCTACGGCGGCTCCCAAACAAACCAGCATCGTTAGGGTCAGCAGGATCACTTGCCGAGTAAACACCCTGCAAGCTGAGACGAGAACCGATTTGCCAGTCAAAACCAGCTCCACCTGTGCCGTTTCCAATACTGATAATGGGGTTCCGCTGGGCAAACGCTGAGATTGGCCCTTGTCCAGAACTTTCAACTCGGTTAGCTCCCCGGAAGACGTTGACCGCGTTAACGCCAACAGGCCCCGCTACCACCGCAAAGTTATTACCAATCAAATGCCGGAAAGTGAGATCACTGAGAACGAATTGATTGTCGGTGTCTAGCTCATAACCCAACTTGGTGTCGTTGCTGAGGCGAGGCGCAGTGCTGCCATTGCCAGCCGCCAGTCCAGTCAGCAGGATGCTGCGGTTGCTCAGTTGAGTGAACAGGCTTAACTGGACATTGTTGATGAGGTTGATGTTGGTTGCTGGATCTTTAGTATCTTTAACGCCATCGACTGGGAAAAAGTCAGCCGTGTTTTCAGTGCGACCTTGAACTCCAAAGATCGCTTGACCAAATAACTTGGTCGTAGTGGAAAACTGGTTTGCCTCGAGTTCAGCGGTACGGGCTTCTAAAGCATCGGTTCGGCCTCTGAGGGTAGCAAGTTCAGCAGAGAATTCTTCCTGCAATCGCTGTAAGGTCGCTAAATCTTCTTTTTGCACCAGTTCGTCAGTGCCCGCAGTAATGAGCTCGTTGATGCGGTCGAGGCAAGAATTGACACCAGCGGCAAACTCGTAGCGAGTTAAGGCTCTGTTGCCTCGGTAGGTGCCATCCGGATAACCTGCAATACAGCCGTACCGCTCTACCAAAGATTGCAATGATTGGAAAGCCCAATCGGTGGGTTGCACATCAGATAGTTGGGATACTGAGGTCACTTGAGCCATGCCATTGCTGGCCTCTTCTGGAGCCTCAGGGTCAAGAGTTGAAACATTGATCAGGTCTTGGCTGCTGTCTACATCTGAACTTAGCGCTTGAGCTTGTAGAGTCTCATCCGCGATCGCTAGAGGCGCAGAGGTAGTCGTGGCTGCATCCGCAGATGTTATGTCGGTAGCATCGCTGGTAGCTGCCACAGCAGGAGATAAACTCGCTGTCAACAATCCTAAGACCGTACAGACTAGGGCTAAAGAGACATTTTTTTCTAAGCCCATTGGGGATTTCATCGTTTTATTCACTCCTTCGAACACCATAAGTGACCAAGCTCTATGCTTCATCGTTACTGCTTGTAGAGACTTAGACACACCGCTGTATAAATTTAGTTGCCGCCATCGCCCGTTTACGTAGAAGGCTACTTCACTCAGTGACGGCTGAGTTTTCAGAAAGTTCACCTCTAACCATTTGGAGCATTCCCATCTTCTAGCCAGAATCACACATCAGCGAGAGATGAGACGAACCGGAGCCAAGTAGGTCAAAAACTGGGCAAGAGCGGTACCTGCTCAATTTGGGTGGATCAAGATCAAACAGTCCTTTGCCACACTTCTGCTGGTCTTAGCACCCCAAATATTTTTTATCTCTTAGTAATTATCAGTCATGACGTTGACGCTCAGGCAACCTTGTCCATAAAGGATGGGTAAAATTTATCGTAATTGCTCAACCCAGTAGCCAATCTGTCTGCTGTGAGGTAAGGGCACGGGAAATGGCATCAAAGGCAGCAATGCCCTGACGCTTCGCAGTGTTGACAAGCGATCGCACCTGAGCGAATAGCTCCGCTCCCCAGTCCGAGCGGAATCCGTTCGTCACCTTGCGAAAGACGACGCTCCAGCGCAACGCCTGCTCACTGGCATTATTGGTTGACGGAATTGTCTCATCCGTCAAAAACAGCAACAGATGAGCCCGAATCTTCTGATAGCGTTTGAGCAACCGCTGTCCCTCGAGCGATTTGGGTTGCAGATTCAAGATCTCCCGCAGTAAGCCGCGAAATCGAGAGCAATACTGCTGAACGGTTGAGGCAGCCAGGGTGTGTCGTCGCCGTTGCAGGGCAATGGCTTTGAGGAGCAGCCATTTCATCCGGGGCGCAAACAACTCATCACCCGCATCCATGGCATACTGACAATCGCGCAGTTGATGGGCTAGACACACTTGCCAGTCGTGCGCCGGATGGGCGGCCTGGGCACTGAATAAATCAGACACCCAAACCTGTGGTTGATGCCCCGCCATCACGGTATCAATGACCGTTTTGCCACGACTGGGACGAATCACGTGCAAACACACCTGGTCGTTCTGAAACACCCATTCCCACTGGTTGGTCCCCTTCACTCGTGCCCCCGTCTCATCACTGCCGACGAGACGAGCACTGCGTAAACGTTCGACAATCTTGGCCACCGGGTTTTCTAGCTGAGAGCGCACCCGTTGCAGGAGATTGGCAATCGCTCCTTCGGACAGGCTGAGACCGTAAAGCTCACTCATCAGCTGGCTCAGCCGTTGATAGCTGATGGCATGGCTGTAACGGAGATAGGTCACTAAACTCACGACACTGGTGCCAAAGGGAGACCCTGGCTCCAAACCGACTGGAACAGGCGCTTCATACGCCTGCTGACAACACTGGCAAGTCCCGCCGTAACGTTCAACCCGGGTGATGTGAGGAGTCATCGGCGGCAATTCAATGCGTTCGTAAGTCCCGCTCAAGCGTTGTGTTGATAGCTCCACTTCGACCCCACAGTGGGGACAACTCTTGGCTTGGGCAACGACGACTTGATCCGGTTGTTGGCTCAATTCTCGCCCACCGTTACGGTGACTTCCCGTTTCCTCACCATTGAGGGCAGGGGACTGAGCCCTCCTCTGATTTGGCTTGAAGCCCTGAGAAGGAGGCAAACTTGAATTACGGGAGGTTTTCTTGACCCGTTTTTGCTTCAGCTTTTCGACCTCTGAGCGCAACGTTTGCAACTCCTGCCACAGCCCTTGAATCAGGGCATCCTTTTCTGCGTGACTCAGTCCAGCGAGAGGGGGCAGTTCCTTCATGGCAAAAGTTTATCATCTTCTACCAAAGGCGTGCTTAGGTCAACCTAGTTGAGCAATTACAATTTATCAAGTTTAAGCTTAATTTTATCTAGTGGCTGAATAACTGAAGTGACTCAGGGCTAGAGCAAGGCGATCGCTAAGCGCACTGCTTCTCCCACAGAAGACAGCCGAGCGGATTCATCAGCTGTTTGCTCCCAATGCCTTAAGTGTTCTAGAAACGCTTTATTTTGCTGAGCCCGTTTAACAATGACTTGACTAATCAGCTTTTTTTGAATTTCTTCTGTAGAAATTCCTTGCTGCCTCAAGTAGTTTAATAAATGCTCGACACTGCCAACGAACTGATCGGGTGCTTGAGAGTGCAAAATGTGCTGGATCTGGCGCACTATTTCTTGATACAGACGCAAGCGCTTGTCTCTATCCGTTGCAGTTGTCGTAGGCGATCGCTGAGCTGGGGGTGGAGAAAAGACAGCAGCCTCTAAAGTACCCATCCGAGGCGAGATTTCTAATAATCCCAAAACTTCGGAACGGCGAGACAGCACCCGTGGCAGCAGTTCAGGGTAAAGTTGCAAGATTCGCTGAGCTAGGATTTTGCTGTTAACCGGGCGATCGCTGGTGAGTTTTAGTAGATATCCATTGTCCGACAGACCATAAGACTTAAGCGTTAAATGCACATCCAGGCACTCCATTTCTACTTGAGCCAAGGTAAAGACTAAAGTTTCCCAATGAGGAGGTTCTTGCCAAACCACTTCGACCCCAGCATCATCGCCCTGATACTGCCGAGCTAGCTCTCCAGGTTCAAAGTCACGACCCTCAGGATAGCGTTCAGTTGGGCTTTTGGTGGTGTAATTAAACTGAGTGAACACATAACGGCACTCAACCTTAGACAAATCTGACTCTTCAAGATGCCAGTTATAGATGCAGCCCCCAGTGAGTTGGGCCCCATCTAAATTAGCCCGAATCAGATGGCTCTCTAATAAGTAGACATCGCTCAAGTCTGCTTCACTTAGGGTCGCTTCATTTAAGTAGGCTCCACTCAGATCCGCACGACGCAGATCCGCACCCCGTAAATTTGCTTCCGTCAAATCAGCTTGTAGGAGATAAACCTCCTGTAGGTTGGCCCGCAGCAGATAGGTTTTCTTGCAACTGGTTTTGAGCAGGTAAGCACCGCTGAGGTTGGCCCGACTCAGGTCAGCATTATTCAGCACAGCTTCACTCAAGTCAGCGCCAATCAGCGTGACGCGGTGCATATCCGCTTGGCTCAAATCTGCTTGACGTAAGCAAGCGCCACTCAGATTGGCTTCGATTAAATTCGTACCAACTAACTTAGCTTCCCGCAGATTCGCTTCTTCGAGATGTGCTTCTCGGAGGTTGGCTTGGCTCAAGTTGGCACTAATTAAACTGGCCCGCCGCAGGTTGGCTTCCATCAATTCGGCCCCCACGAACTGGGTGCCATTCAACTTAGCTTTTTCCAGATTGATTTGATCGAGCTTGGCTCGGCTCAGGTCAGCGCCACTCAAATCTCCTTCTGGCAAGGTTGCCCAATTCAGGTCAGCGTCTTGAAGTTGAGCCAGACGCAGGTCAGCTTTGGCTAGATTGGCTCCACTCAACACTGCGCCCACCAAGGTCGCGCTGCTTAAGGCAGTACTCCTGAGATCAGCTCGGCGCAAACAAGCCCCAGTCAAGGTAGCTCGGTTGAGCAAGGCCCAACTCAGGTTTGTACCCGTCAGATTTGCTCCGGTTAAATCTGCGTCTTGGAGATTAATGCCACTCAGCGTAGCCCCACTCAAGTCAACGTGGGCAAAGTCACGCTCTCCTTGTTGATATCGAAGGATCAAGTCCTGTACTTGCATGTACTTGCGCCAACTTTCAATCCATCATGGCAGACTGGGAAGCAGACTAAAATCACCTGGGCATGTTTAGTTAGGGTAGCCATCGGGGATGGAGACCAGCCAGGGGCAGTTGTTCTGGTTGCATTTGGACTGGAGCCTCGGTGGTTCCTGGAGGAGTAACGGGTAATAACCACAACCGACTTGTGGCGATCGCCTTCCCATCATTCGTGCGGAGAGCATTAGTCGCCGATCCGTCTTCCTTAGCAGCAATCGTTTGATCGAACAGAAAACCTAGGCCATCGGGGGACAAGTTCATTTTGATATCTCGTTGACCATCTGGTAAACGCAGTAAAGGCTTAGTCTCCGTAGTGCTTAAGTTAATTGCAACTAAAAAAGGGCGTTCTCGGTAGTCGTTACCTGGGATTAATTCTGTCAGTAGGCAATAGAGAACTTGCTTAGTCGGATCGAATTGAGCGCTCAAAATCGAGCCTTCCGTTTTCAGCACCTCTTTTTGCACGCCTTGGTTGGTCACCAAGAACAATGATTTCGTGTAGTTGGTATTGAACTTCACCATTGCCGCCGCCGAACCGTCTTGGGCAAAGCTAAGAACCATGCCAAATTTGGGTAAGAAATCTAAGGGGTCAGCTTGGGGCTGTAAGGGTAAGAGGGCGAGTCCTTGTCCTTGGGCAAAGGCCAAAGCACTACTATCGGGTGTAATTAAGAAATCGCCACCGGGTTGCGTTTGGATCGGTTGGGGAGTTGCCCCTTCTTTGAGGAGCCAGAGGCCAAAGTCTCCAGGGTTGCGTTGATTCACCCGTTGAACCACGATTGTTTGACCATCGGCTGAGAGGTCAAACTTGAGGTTTTGATACTCTTTGCTATCGAGAATGAGCTTGAGTTGACCCGCCTTTTCTGGCTCTGGCGTGGGTTGGTCGAGGGAGGCAAAGTGCAAGCCAGTCGTGACGGTATACAGTTTCTGGTCTAATACGCCCTGACGATTTGCCTTCCGCTCAGTAGCCGCAAACAAAATCCGATCGCCTGTTGGGTAGGGCTTGAAGTCCATCACCATCAGATTCTTTGAGGTCAGAACTCGCTTTTGCTGCTGGGTCAGGTTGTAGAGAATCAGCCGTCCTTCCTCTTCTCCTTCTACGCCAATATAAGCAAAGGCGCGATCGCGGGTCCGGAACTGGCTGAGAAATGGCTGGATGACGGCTCGATCTTTACCTTCTGCGGTAAAACGGTCTTGAGCATCCTGTAATTGGATCTGGTACTTGGTGCCGTAAGGAGCTGGCATCGTTAAGGTATAGGCCATCCGGCGACCCGCCCAACTAAATTTACCAGGTAGGGGAGGCTCTAGTCTCAGGTTCGTTTCTACACTAGCTTGGTCCATCGGACGGCTAAAAGTGAAGATAAAAGCAGTATCCGCTGCCCCAATCTGCTTGTTTTCCCAGTTAAAGTCCCGGACTCTAGGAGCCGAATGATCGCCATTCCAAAGTAATAAGCTAATTAAGACTGCCAACACCAACATCAGCCCTATCGCCACGCGATCAAGGGGTTGGAAAAATGGCTTAGAGGGGGTGGGGTTCGCCTTCTGCATAAAAGCTCGTTGCTAAAATGTAGCGATCGCGTCGATAACGGGGTAGTGATTCGTGGATTACACTTTAACACCCTTGGGAGCTGACATCTTTTTGGTGCGAGAGTTACTAGATGTCGCGTTATGCACCCACATTTTACAAGTCGTGAACTGCCATCAGTTTCAGGCAGCGGGAATTGAGGTAGCGACAGTAAACGCTGAAATTCGTAGCAATGATTTGTTATCTCTAGATAGCCCCGACTCGTTACTGCAATCCACCCATCAGCTGCTACTGACTCGGATCGCTGTGATTCAACAACTTCTACTGCAACATTACGATGTGGCGTTTCCCCATGCAGAAGCTTGCTCCATTTTGCGCTATCAACCGGGTCAGTATTACAAACGTCATATTGATAACTTGCTCCTGAGCGATCGCTTTGAAGAAGTAGCTCAAGGCGTTCCCACGCGCGATATCAGTATTGTTGGATATTTGAACGATGACTTTGAAGGCGGAGAAACCTTTTTCGATCGCCAAGACTTAAAAGTCAAGCCTGAAACTGGCAGTGTTTTAGTATTTCCGTCCTACTACACCCATCCTCACCAGTCATTGCCAGTGATTCAGGGTGAAAAATACTCCTTTACCACCTGGCTTTTTCACTAAGCTTTAGGAATTGAGCTTTAGTAGTCGTAGGGATTCTTAGGTTCCGGGATTTGCTTAATAGATCTTGGTTGGATCGTTAATTGGCGTTTTCCAGCTAGCTCTGCTGTAATCATCTGCCCTTCGATTTCTAGCCAGGTATCCGGTGGATAATCCTTACGGCTTTCTTTCAACTTGACAGGCAAACCGACTGGATAAGCATCGGCAGCACAGCAGGTGATCACAAAGCGGGACAACAGAAAATATTGCTCTGGCAGATCCGGCGCATGAATGACAAAGCCTTGAACTTTGACCTTTTGGCCCGTGTAAGCATCCGGTTCGGGATAGACATTGAGCGTCCGCACCCACTCAATCAGCGATCGCGATTCTGAGTCACTGGAGGTCCGGAATGCCTGGGGATGCGCCCTAGTCATGGTGAGGCTATCTGTAACTCCCCGTTGCAGTGCGGTCTGACTAACAAAAGCGCGGGGGATGATCAGAAATCCCAAAATTGCAGTCACCAGCAGCAAGGTACTACTCCATCCCGGTGGAAAGAGCGAGAGATGCTGCACGCTCTGGACTGGAGCAGCTCCATTACGACGCGGAAACAACTGCGGTAATAGCGTCAGGGCTTTGCTGCCACCAATTAACAGTAAACTCACCCCACCTGCGATCGCGAGCCAAGTGTAGTTAGGGTGGATCAGCAGATTAAGTCTGCCAGTAATCCAGTACTTCAGCAGTAAAACGCCCCAAGCGGTAAGGGCAATTACATCCAACCAGGGCAACCAGGAAATAGCCCATCGCTCACTTCTGCGGCGACGGCGGGCAGAAGAAGACTCAGCTGACATGGAGGTTCAGGAAGAGGGTAGACAAAAAGGTTAACTGGGCTGCCAAAGCAAAGAGATAAATCACGGCTCTGGTCTTAAAAATGGACAGCATTAAGCCGACCCCTTTCAGGTCAATCATGGGGCCAAAGACCAGAAAAGCCAATAAAGAGCCACTGGTAAAAACAGAGGCAAACGAGAGAGCAAAAAACGCATCGACGGTCGAGCAAATGGACACGAGCGCTGCCAGCAGCATCATTGCCAAGATCGAAGTGATCGGGCCTTGGCCCAAACTCAAAACCAGTTCTCTGGGGACAAATGCTTGAATCAGAGCGGCGATCGCACTTCCTAGAATTAGCACACCACCCAATTCCCGCAGTTCTTGCACCGTGTTTTCCAGCAACAAATACAAGCGATCGGGCAAAGGTTTGTTGAAAGTAGCAGCAGCGACCATTGATGCCTGAAGTTCAGTCGTGTCCATTCGCAGGGGTTGTCCCGTTTGGCCTAGCAGAAAGGTTCCAGATTGTAATAAAGGCGAGACTTCAGCCTGCCCCCTACTTCCTCGCTCCTCGCTCCTAGTTGGCATCGCTCTGGCTACAGTAGGTTGTAACAATGGCCTCAAGTCTGCTTGAGCACTAAAGACCCAGCCAATAATGGTGGCGATTACCAAAGACAATCCCACTCGCAGAAACACAATTTCGGGTTGGTCACGAAAAGCCACCCAGGTTGACCAAAACACAATGGGATTAATGGTCGGAGCTGCCAGCAGAAATCCGATCGCCACAGGAGGGGGAGCCCCCTGCATTAGAAGCCGTCGGGCTACCGGGACATTGCCGCATTCGCACACGGGAAACAAAAACCCAACGCAGCTCCCTGCAAAAGCTCCCAACAAAGGATGCTTAGGCATGAGCTTGATCAGCTTGCGCTCATCCACAAAGAACAACAACAGGCCAGAGAACACCACCCCCAAAATCAGGAAGGGAAATGCCTCAACTAACAAACTCAGAAACAGCGTAAAAGCACTGTTTAGTTGGTTTAAATCCATGCGCCTCATTCACTCCTCAGATTGAAGAGCGTGATCCCAGTCATTTTATCGGAATCGTTTATGCATTGGGCTGAATATCTCACGATCGGCAATTGCACAGTATCAGTAATTGCACAGGTCGTAGAGGTGCATCGGGATAAAACGAAGCCTCAGGCGACCTACTCAGACAATTTGTTGATTGTCACATATCGATCGCTCCCTCTATATAAAGGTTCTAACCCAACAAAGCAGCTAAAGTTTCAGTTCCAATCTCCAAAGAGCAAATCAACCAACTTGTTGCTAGTGTCAAAACGCTCTTTCAAGCGACCCATCAACTGGCACATCAATGTTGATTTGCTGGAAGTTTTTTGGCCCAGTTGCTTACTTTTAGAGGTTCCAGGGGAGGGCGATCGCCAATCGCTAGAGTAAAAGACATTGAGCAAAAGCTAGTGCCTAAAACCCATGCTACGTAATGAGTCAACTCGGAGAAACGACTTTATACCTTGGGAAAGATTGTCAAAGTTTATGAAAAAAGGAAGGCTTATAAAAAGAGCGTGGTAGTAATAGAGTAGAGAAAATATCTACACGAATCGCCTCAGAGATAATACTTATTTTTCAGGGTGCATCTAAAGTTACAAATTTAACTTGTTCTAGTTAAATCTTTATTCAACTGATCCGATTCAAGTAGCAGCTTTACTCACTCCCAAACTACCCTCTTACTGTTGCATCGTAACGGTAAAAACGCCTTTGTCAGAACCAATCAAGGAACTGACACAGTTTGCTCAGTACTCTTACGGAATTCCGCGTAAGTTAGTTGTAGAGCCAAGGTAGTGCA
This region of Trichocoleus desertorum NBK24 genomic DNA includes:
- a CDS encoding pentapeptide repeat-containing protein translates to MQVQDLILRYQQGERDFAHVDLSGATLSGINLQDADLTGANLTGTNLSWALLNRATLTGACLRRADLRSTALSSATLVGAVLSGANLAKADLRLAQLQDADLNWATLPEGDLSGADLSRAKLDQINLEKAKLNGTQFVGAELMEANLRRASLISANLSQANLREAHLEEANLREAKLVGTNLIEANLSGACLRQADLSQADMHRVTLIGADLSEAVLNNADLSRANLSGAYLLKTSCKKTYLLRANLQEVYLLQADLTEANLRGADLRRADLSGAYLNEATLSEADLSDVYLLESHLIRANLDGAQLTGGCIYNWHLEESDLSKVECRYVFTQFNYTTKSPTERYPEGRDFEPGELARQYQGDDAGVEVVWQEPPHWETLVFTLAQVEMECLDVHLTLKSYGLSDNGYLLKLTSDRPVNSKILAQRILQLYPELLPRVLSRRSEVLGLLEISPRMGTLEAAVFSPPPAQRSPTTTATDRDKRLRLYQEIVRQIQHILHSQAPDQFVGSVEHLLNYLRQQGISTEEIQKKLISQVIVKRAQQNKAFLEHLRHWEQTADESARLSSVGEAVRLAIALL
- a CDS encoding Ig-like domain-containing protein, coding for MQKANPTPSKPFFQPLDRVAIGLMLVLAVLISLLLWNGDHSAPRVRDFNWENKQIGAADTAFIFTFSRPMDQASVETNLRLEPPLPGKFSWAGRRMAYTLTMPAPYGTKYQIQLQDAQDRFTAEGKDRAVIQPFLSQFRTRDRAFAYIGVEGEEEGRLILYNLTQQQKRVLTSKNLMVMDFKPYPTGDRILFAATERKANRQGVLDQKLYTVTTGLHFASLDQPTPEPEKAGQLKLILDSKEYQNLKFDLSADGQTIVVQRVNQRNPGDFGLWLLKEGATPQPIQTQPGGDFLITPDSSALAFAQGQGLALLPLQPQADPLDFLPKFGMVLSFAQDGSAAAMVKFNTNYTKSLFLVTNQGVQKEVLKTEGSILSAQFDPTKQVLYCLLTELIPGNDYRERPFLVAINLSTTETKPLLRLPDGQRDIKMNLSPDGLGFLFDQTIAAKEDGSATNALRTNDGKAIATSRLWLLPVTPPGTTEAPVQMQPEQLPLAGLHPRWLP
- the tnpC gene encoding IS66 family transposase; the encoded protein is MKELPPLAGLSHAEKDALIQGLWQELQTLRSEVEKLKQKRVKKTSRNSSLPPSQGFKPNQRRAQSPALNGEETGSHRNGGRELSQQPDQVVVAQAKSCPHCGVEVELSTQRLSGTYERIELPPMTPHITRVERYGGTCQCCQQAYEAPVPVGLEPGSPFGTSVVSLVTYLRYSHAISYQRLSQLMSELYGLSLSEGAIANLLQRVRSQLENPVAKIVERLRSARLVGSDETGARVKGTNQWEWVFQNDQVCLHVIRPSRGKTVIDTVMAGHQPQVWVSDLFSAQAAHPAHDWQVCLAHQLRDCQYAMDAGDELFAPRMKWLLLKAIALQRRRHTLAASTVQQYCSRFRGLLREILNLQPKSLEGQRLLKRYQKIRAHLLLFLTDETIPSTNNASEQALRWSVVFRKVTNGFRSDWGAELFAQVRSLVNTAKRQGIAAFDAISRALTSQQTDWLLG
- a CDS encoding iron uptake porin; this encodes MKSPMGLEKNVSLALVCTVLGLLTASLSPAVAATSDATDITSADAATTTSAPLAIADETLQAQALSSDVDSSQDLINVSTLDPEAPEEASNGMAQVTSVSQLSDVQPTDWAFQSLQSLVERYGCIAGYPDGTYRGNRALTRYEFAAGVNSCLDRINELITAGTDELVQKEDLATLQRLQEEFSAELATLRGRTDALEARTAELEANQFSTTTKLFGQAIFGVQGRTENTADFFPVDGVKDTKDPATNINLINNVQLSLFTQLSNRSILLTGLAAGNGSTAPRLSNDTKLGYELDTDNQFVLSDLTFRHLIGNNFAVVAGPVGVNAVNVFRGANRVESSGQGPISAFAQRNPIISIGNGTGGAGFDWQIGSRLSLQGVYSASDPADPNDAGLFGSRRSATTTGVQLTASPTDTIDLALHYINSYNPSGSGFAGSLGLGVGDDQVTIGSGLKTDAFGATLAWRATPGITVGGWGGFTNSRIPNRDGNVETTNWMAFLNFPDLFGEGNLGGIYVGQPPKITESDLPAGQNIPNLLAGGLGTEGEQPGTTTHLEVFYRYRISDNITVTPGFMVLFNPGNAPESDTVGIGALRTTFTF
- the rplT gene encoding 50S ribosomal protein L20 is translated as MTRVKRGNVARKRRKKILKLAKGFRGSHSTLFRTANQQVMKALRNAYRDRRKRKRDFRRLWIARINAAARQHGMSYSQLIGNLKKADIQLNRKMLAQLAVLDPAGFGKVLELAGQAKSA
- a CDS encoding transporter substrate-binding domain-containing protein, encoding MFEQLKFFSKVSSLCLVIGLSLAGQSGSAETLESIQQRGYLIVAVKENLYPLAFKDSAEQLQGFEIEVARRLAQELLGKADAVRLQPVSNQNRLPTVLSGQVDLAIARVTATEPRSRLVSFSLPYYLDGTALVSKATTVKRLADLYNRPVAALQGSSTIATLRYLVPGAKLVGVTSYEAAYSLLESGEAVAFAADASVLSGWVREYPQYRLLPTLLSAEPLCVVLPKGVQYDDLRRQVNSAIARWHSDGWLQERAVYWGLPWANLMKGGDGTPIEMLGPSSGKVD
- the rpmI gene encoding 50S ribosomal protein L35, which produces MPKLKTRKAAAKRFRASGSGKILRRKAFKNHLLEHKSAKRRNQLSQVAVVHERDEENVRLMLPYL
- a CDS encoding 2OG-Fe(II) oxygenase, which encodes MDYTLTPLGADIFLVRELLDVALCTHILQVVNCHQFQAAGIEVATVNAEIRSNDLLSLDSPDSLLQSTHQLLLTRIAVIQQLLLQHYDVAFPHAEACSILRYQPGQYYKRHIDNLLLSDRFEEVAQGVPTRDISIVGYLNDDFEGGETFFDRQDLKVKPETGSVLVFPSYYTHPHQSLPVIQGEKYSFTTWLFH
- a CDS encoding tetratricopeptide repeat protein — its product is MDNLLPVVYLSILLTLLASAGWAIFRQVLKTRKIETSISRLQNKLNKEKGTAEEYYELGSIYLEKKLYSQAVIQLQKALKSPDLEGEENTALIYNALGYAYFAQEQYDLSIRHYKEALKLSPNYVTALNNIGHAYERKQLMAQALESYEAVLQLEPQSVTAQRRADALRKRLVPTAASAENEG